A single Phycisphaerae bacterium DNA region contains:
- a CDS encoding Ppx/GppA family phosphatase — translation MDVLRRIIEADGDAGLAFTPLDNLVPDDTPLADAAKAPMKLGAIDVGTNSIHLVMAEISPQGDFHVLGTDKDMVQLGKGGFQDHILTDDAINKGIEALKRFLKMAELKGVTKIKAVATSAVREARNGGEFVDRAAAETGLDLRVITSEEEGRLIYLGVRHAVDLGRAENLIIDIGGGSVEFIVGSANCASLIHSVKLGGSRMAELFIRSDPPRSAEIKALRRHIQRQVAPLYDHVRTFPAPLRCIGTSGAIKSLAVICAHLRGASYDEESTQLCISHEELKPLLAVLTGTTRAERLEIPGMDARRVDACLPAATLLHLVMKSLRIPRIEYCDFALREGVIVDYIGSHRRKLQARATWPNPRMRSVVQLAERCNYRREHADQVARLAGQLFDQLQPLHQMDGRFKELLVYAALLHDVGYMISQRGHHKHSYYLIRNGELKGFTDQEIEIIANIARYHRKERPKKPHFSYQQLDPVFRKPVRKLAVILRVANALDRTHYSVIRDIDCRIGDGVVVIEAVATLDAELELYTTRRHERLFSREFGARLEVRIAGQVDAGLEPVQSVDSAADEDH, via the coding sequence GCCGATGGAGATGCCGGTCTGGCATTCACGCCACTTGATAACCTGGTTCCGGACGATACTCCGTTGGCTGATGCCGCGAAGGCTCCAATGAAACTCGGCGCGATCGACGTCGGCACCAACAGTATCCACCTCGTCATGGCCGAAATTTCGCCGCAGGGAGACTTCCATGTTCTTGGCACGGACAAGGACATGGTGCAACTAGGTAAGGGGGGGTTTCAGGATCATATTCTCACCGACGATGCGATCAACAAGGGGATCGAAGCGCTTAAGCGGTTTCTGAAGATGGCCGAACTCAAGGGCGTCACAAAGATCAAGGCCGTCGCGACCAGCGCTGTTCGTGAAGCGCGCAACGGCGGCGAGTTCGTCGATCGGGCCGCGGCTGAGACGGGGCTTGACCTTCGCGTCATTACGAGCGAGGAAGAGGGACGACTGATTTACCTTGGGGTCCGCCACGCAGTTGACCTGGGCCGGGCGGAGAATCTGATCATCGATATCGGCGGCGGCAGCGTGGAATTCATTGTTGGCAGTGCCAACTGCGCGTCGCTGATCCACAGCGTGAAGCTGGGTGGTTCGCGCATGGCGGAGCTATTTATCCGATCGGATCCGCCGCGGTCGGCGGAGATCAAGGCGCTTCGCCGGCACATCCAGCGGCAGGTCGCGCCGCTCTACGATCATGTTCGAACATTTCCGGCACCGTTGCGTTGCATCGGCACGTCCGGCGCGATCAAGAGCCTGGCGGTGATTTGCGCCCACCTTCGCGGCGCGAGCTACGACGAAGAATCGACCCAGCTGTGCATCTCACACGAAGAGCTGAAGCCTTTGCTGGCGGTGCTCACCGGCACGACCCGTGCGGAACGGCTCGAAATACCCGGCATGGATGCGCGTCGGGTCGATGCCTGTCTGCCGGCGGCGACGCTTCTGCATCTCGTGATGAAGTCCCTCCGTATCCCGCGGATCGAATACTGCGACTTCGCGTTGCGCGAGGGGGTGATCGTCGATTACATCGGGAGCCATCGCCGGAAACTCCAGGCCCGGGCCACATGGCCGAACCCGCGCATGCGGAGCGTCGTCCAGCTTGCGGAGCGCTGCAACTACCGCCGCGAACATGCGGATCAGGTTGCCCGGCTGGCAGGGCAGCTCTTTGACCAGTTGCAGCCGCTTCATCAGATGGATGGCCGCTTCAAGGAGTTGCTTGTATATGCGGCGCTGCTGCATGATGTCGGATACATGATCAGTCAGCGCGGGCACCATAAGCATTCGTACTATCTCATCCGCAATGGCGAATTGAAGGGCTTCACGGACCAGGAAATCGAAATCATCGCGAACATTGCCCGATATCACCGAAAGGAGCGGCCGAAGAAGCCTCACTTCAGCTACCAGCAACTCGACCCGGTATTCCGGAAACCCGTTAGAAAACTGGCGGTCATCCTTCGCGTGGCCAACGCGCTTGATCGTACGCATTACTCGGTCATTCGCGATATCGATTGTCGCATCGGCGATGGCGTTGTCGTGATCGAGGCAGTGGCAACGCTCGATGCCGAACTCGAGCTATACACGACCCGTCGTCACGAGCGGCTTTTTTCGAGGGAATTCGGAGCGCGGCTGGAGGTGCGCATCGCCGGCCAGGTCGATGCCGGGCTGGAGCCGGTCCAGTCGGTGGATTCGGCGGCGGACGAGGACCACTAG